From Amycolatopsis sp. YIM 10, the proteins below share one genomic window:
- a CDS encoding glycoside hydrolase family 16 protein, with the protein MNRRIPVASRALLAAAVLAGLCVPAASAAETAACAGVLFDDFAYDSHTDPRLAQRGWQLRNGGGGPGVGGWSAANATFPVVDGQPVLQLSAHTDGTTGGTSQAEVMHQRKFFEGTYSARVRFSDVPVSGADGDHLVQTFFTITPLAFPNDPDYGELDFEYLPNGGWGESGSTMFLTSWETYQPDPWVADNHSTAVRGGYAGWRTLTVQVSGGVLRYFIGDQLVATHDGHVYPETPMMIAFQEWFIDHAAHSGGRSTYQTQNDWVYYAANEVLSPGEVGNRVNGLRANGTTHTDTAAC; encoded by the coding sequence ATGAACCGCCGAATTCCCGTGGCTTCCCGAGCCCTGCTCGCCGCCGCCGTGCTGGCCGGGCTGTGCGTCCCGGCCGCGTCAGCCGCCGAAACCGCCGCCTGCGCCGGAGTGCTCTTCGACGACTTCGCCTACGACTCCCACACCGATCCGCGCCTGGCGCAGCGCGGCTGGCAGCTGCGCAACGGCGGTGGCGGGCCGGGAGTGGGCGGCTGGTCGGCGGCGAACGCCACCTTCCCGGTGGTGGACGGGCAGCCGGTGCTGCAACTGTCCGCGCACACCGACGGCACCACCGGCGGGACCAGCCAGGCCGAGGTGATGCACCAGCGGAAGTTCTTCGAGGGCACCTACTCCGCGCGTGTGCGGTTCAGCGACGTCCCGGTCTCCGGCGCCGACGGCGACCATCTGGTCCAGACCTTCTTCACCATCACCCCGCTCGCCTTCCCGAACGATCCCGACTACGGCGAGCTGGACTTCGAGTACCTGCCCAACGGCGGCTGGGGCGAGTCCGGTTCGACCATGTTCCTGACCAGCTGGGAGACCTACCAGCCCGACCCGTGGGTGGCCGACAACCACAGCACCGCGGTACGCGGCGGCTACGCCGGCTGGCGGACGCTGACCGTGCAGGTTTCCGGCGGTGTGCTGCGGTACTTCATCGGTGACCAGCTCGTGGCCACGCACGACGGGCACGTCTACCCGGAAACGCCGATGATGATCGCCTTCCAGGAGTGGTTCATCGACCACGCGGCCCATTCCGGTGGCCGCAGCACCTACCAGACGCAGAACGACTGGGTCTACTACGCGGCCAACGAGGTGCTCTCCCCCGGCGAGGTCGGCAACCGCGTGAACGGACTACGGGCGAACGGAACCACCCACACCGACACGGCCGCCTGCTAG